One genomic window of Anaplasma centrale str. Israel includes the following:
- a CDS encoding YebC/PmpR family DNA-binding transcriptional regulator, whose translation MAGHSQFANIKHRKGAQDAKRSKVFTKLRKEIIIAARSGPPTPDLNPRLRAAIASAKAENLPKDKIEAAIKSAQGNAADDSYEEITYEGYGPGSTAIVVHALSNNRNRTAGELRHIFSKHGGKLGEKGSIAYLFDHVGLVVYKAESIESFDALFNLATSLGAIDLEEDGEGEDKVYAIICSVEDFGKVRDGLYAQYSDGELARLSWRPKQRVLVDSPELNTKLMNFLNDLEDNDDVQYVEGDFSLVG comes from the coding sequence ATGGCTGGTCATTCGCAGTTTGCAAATATTAAACATCGTAAAGGGGCGCAGGATGCAAAGCGCTCAAAGGTGTTTACCAAGCTCAGGAAGGAGATAATCATTGCTGCTAGAAGCGGCCCGCCAACCCCGGATCTGAACCCAAGGTTGAGGGCGGCAATAGCTTCTGCCAAGGCGGAAAATCTGCCAAAAGACAAAATAGAGGCTGCTATAAAGAGTGCGCAGGGCAACGCAGCGGATGACAGCTATGAGGAGATTACGTATGAGGGGTATGGCCCCGGCAGCACGGCTATTGTTGTGCATGCGCTGAGCAACAATCGCAATCGTACTGCTGGTGAGCTCAGGCATATTTTTTCTAAGCACGGCGGCAAATTGGGAGAGAAGGGCAGCATAGCATATCTTTTCGACCATGTAGGGTTGGTAGTATACAAGGCGGAAAGCATTGAGAGTTTCGATGCCCTTTTTAACCTTGCAACCAGCCTGGGGGCGATAGATCTGGAAGAAGATGGCGAGGGTGAAGATAAAGTATATGCCATAATTTGCAGCGTGGAGGACTTTGGTAAAGTGAGAGATGGATTGTACGCGCAGTACTCTGACGGCGAGTTGGCGAGGTTGTCTTGGAGGCCGAAACAGCGGGTACTGGTAGACTCTCCAGAGCTCAACACAAAGCTTATGAATTTTCTTAATGATCTCGAAGATAACGACGACGTACAGTATGTTGAGGGGGACTTTTCACTTGTGGGTTAG
- the prfB gene encoding peptide chain release factor 2 (programmed frameshift): MSEFIHRLGVDLESIARCLDVSALASSLEELDSRCSSASLWDDQENAKKLLSERARVEEVLASFRALEKEYAECVELLDVADESDSEFLDGLWSALTQLERRVSQKKAECMFSGEADGSGCFLVIRPGAGGTESNDWAAMLLRMYVRWAGTFHGFTTEIVDKIDGEAAGLKSVTVKISGNGAYGWAKTESGVHRLVRISPFDSSSRRHTSFASVEVSPIADDKIDIEILEKDLRIDTYRASGAGGQHVNKTESAVRITHMPSGIVVQCQTSRSQHQNRAEAYSLLRSRLYEMELQEKEKKMAQEHDSRCDIGWGHQIRSYVMHPYRMVKDLRTGHETGDVDAVLDGDLDKFIAAALTYKLSQAQK; the protein is encoded by the exons ATTTCGGAATTCATACATAGGCTTGGGGTGGACCTGGAGTCTATAGCGAGGTGTCTT GACGTTAGCGCCCTCGCGAGTTCTTTGGAGGAGTTAGACTCCCGTTGCTCATCTGCCTCCTTGTGGGACGATCAAGAGAACGCAAAGAAATTACTTAGTGAAAGAGCAAGGGTAGAGGAGGTTCTGGCCTCATTCCGTGCCTTGGAGAAGGAGTATGCCGAGTGCGTCGAGTTGCTTGACGTGGCAGACGAAAGCGATAGCGAGTTTCTCGACGGTTTGTGGAGCGCGTTAACCCAGTTGGAGCGTCGTGTCAGCCAAAAAAAGGCTGAGTGCATGTTTTCTGGGGAGGCCGACGGCAGCGGGTGCTTCCTGGTTATCCGTCCTGGTGCTGGGGGCACGGAGAGTAATGACTGGGCTGCTATGCTGCTCCGCATGTACGTAAGATGGGCAGGGACCTTTCACGGGTTTACTACAGAAATTGTGGATAAGATTGACGGTGAAGCCGCAGGATTGAAATCGGTGACGGTTAAGATATCCGGAAATGGGGCGTACGGTTGGGCGAAGACTGAGAGCGGTGTACATAGGCTGGTGCGGATATCTCCGTTTGACTCTTCATCAAGGCGCCATACAAGCTTTGCCAGCGTGGAAGTGTCACCAATAGCTGATGATAAAATTGATATTGAGATACTTGAGAAGGATCTGCGTATTGACACATACAGGGCCTCTGGGGCGGGCGGACAGCACGTAAATAAAACCGAGAGCGCAGTGCGCATCACTCACATGCCGTCGGGTATAGTGGTGCAGTGCCAGACCAGTAGGTCCCAGCATCAAAACCGCGCAGAGGCGTACAGTTTGCTACGAAGTCGCCTTTACGAAATGGAGCTTCAAGAAAAGGAAAAGAAAATGGCCCAGGAACATGACAGCAGATGCGATATAGGATGGGGTCACCAAATCAGGTCGTACGTAATGCATCCGTACCGCATGGTTAAAGATTTGAGAACCGGGCACGAAACGGGAGATGTGGATGCCGTGCTCGACGGGGATCTGGATAAGTTTATTGCTGCGGCTCTGACTTACAAATTATCCCAAGCACAGAAATAA